Proteins found in one Xenopus laevis strain J_2021 chromosome 1L, Xenopus_laevis_v10.1, whole genome shotgun sequence genomic segment:
- the f2r.L gene encoding proteinase-activated receptor 1 precursor (The RefSeq protein has 3 substitutions, 1 non-frameshifting indel compared to this genomic sequence), whose protein sequence is MMELRVLLLLLLLTLLGAMGSLCLANSDTQAKGAHSNNMTIKTFRIFDDSESEFEEIPWDELDESGEGSGDQAPVSRSARKPIRRNITKEAEQYLSSQWLTKFVPSLYTVVFIVGLPLNLLAIIIFLFKMKVRKPAVVYMLNLAIADVFFVSVLPFKIAYHLSGNDWLFGPGMCRIVTAIFYCNMYCSVLLIASISVDRFLAVVYPMHSLSWRTMSRAYMACSFIWLISIASTIPLLVTEQTQKIPRLDITTCHDVLDLKDLKDFYIYYFSSFCLLFFFVPFIITTICYIGIIRSLSSSSIENSCKKTRALFLAVVVLCVFIICFGPTNVLFLTHYLQEANEFLYFAYILSACVGSVSCCLDPLIYYYASSQCQRYLYSLLCCRKVSEPGSSTGQLMSTAMKNDNCSTNAKSSIYKKLLA, encoded by the exons ATGATGGAGCTcagggtgctgctgctgctgctattgaCCCTGCTGGGAGCGATGGGATCTCTCTGTCTGGCCAACTCTGATACCCAAGCAAAGG GTGCTCATTCTAACAATATGACCATAAAAACCTTCAGAATATTTGACGACAGTGAAAGTGAGTTTGAAGAGATTCCATGGGATGAACTCGATGAATCAGGAGAAGGTTCAGGAGACCAGGCCCCGGTGTCCCGTAGTGCAAGGAAGCCAATCCGGAGGAACATCACAAAGGAGGCGGAGCAATATCTCTCCAGTCAGTGGCTGACCAAGTTTGTACCATCCCTGTACACTGTGGTGTTTATTGTGGGCCTGCCTCTGAATCTGTTGGCAATCATCATTTTCCTGTTCAAGATGAAAGTCAGAAAACCGGCAGTGGTCTATATGTTGAACCTGGCCATCGCCGACGTGTTCTTTGTTAGTGTGTTGCCCTTCAAAATAGCCTACCATCTGTCCGGAAACGACTGGCTGTTTGGGCCTGGAATGTGCCGCATTGGCACTGCCATCTTCTACTGCAACATGTACTGCTCTGTTCTGCTCATCGCCAGCATCAGTGTGGACAGGTTCTTGGCAGTGGTTTATCCCATGCACTCCCTTTCTTGGCGCACAATGAGCCGTGCCTATATGGCCTGTAGTTTCATTTGGCTGATATCCATAGCGAGCACTATACCACTTCTTGTGACTGAGCAAACTCAGAAGATTCCTAGGCTGGATATTACTACTTGCCATGATGTTTTAGATTTGAAAGACCTCAAAGACTTTTATATCTACTATTTCTCTTCTTTCTGCTTGCTGTTCTTCTTCGTGCCATTCATTATCACCGCTATCTGCTACATAGGGATCATCAGAAGCTTAAGTTCCTCCAGCATCGAGAACAGCTGCAAGAAGACAAGAGCCCTGTTCTTGGCTGTGGTTGTGCTCTGTGTTTTTATCATCTGTTTTGGGCCAACCAATGTCCTCTTTCTGACCCATTACTTGCAAGAAGCCAATGAATTTCTATATTTTGCCTACATTCTGAGTGCCTGTGTTGGCAGCGTCAGCTGTTGCCTCGATCCCCTTATTTACTACTATGCGTCATCCCAGTGCCAGAGGTACTTGTTTAGTTTGCTTTGCTGTAGGAAGGTTTCTGAGCCTGGAAGCAGCACTGGGCAGTTAATGAGCACTGCCATGAAAAACGACAATTGCTCCACAAATGCAAAAAGCAGCATTTACAAAAAGTTGTTGGCGTAA